The following proteins come from a genomic window of Edaphobacter sp. 4G125:
- a CDS encoding ROK family transcriptional regulator has protein sequence MPLSSAPPFTFTRKQSASNKTPRQINRNLVFNLIRTRQPISRADLARVSGLQRSTISLIVEDLIRERWILEGAIGRLPRGRRPTFLELNHQRAVIALDIHPSQTTVAVTDLGGNIVAQNIVLLPKDPNKAIAPIVAAIRKLMADHDGRSFDGVGISLPGRADPKSKKPIFAPNVSWPLQSLQTKIQRATGLNVVMENVANACALSEVWFGDSDGLNDLVVVNVSEGIGTGIFSNGRLLRGANGMAGEFGHVEMDYNGQPCGCGGRGCWETVASNRAGLRYYHEISRRPAPSSFLALVKMAQADDRHAIQALEKMSSFLARGLRMIATALAPSEVIVVGEITGAWHLFGPKIEAELKQSAFSKTPKLRPSFEGNTARLRSAVALVMNHGLNG, from the coding sequence ATGCCTTTATCCTCGGCACCACCCTTTACCTTCACTCGAAAACAGAGCGCTTCGAATAAGACGCCGCGACAGATCAATCGCAATCTCGTCTTCAATCTCATTCGTACGCGTCAGCCCATCTCTCGCGCCGATCTTGCAAGGGTCTCCGGGCTACAACGCAGTACGATCTCGTTGATCGTCGAAGACCTCATTCGTGAACGATGGATTCTTGAGGGCGCTATCGGAAGACTGCCCCGGGGACGCAGGCCAACCTTCCTCGAGTTGAACCATCAGCGTGCTGTAATCGCGTTGGACATCCATCCTTCGCAGACGACCGTTGCCGTTACCGATCTTGGAGGAAACATTGTTGCGCAGAACATCGTTCTCCTGCCGAAGGATCCGAATAAGGCGATCGCTCCCATCGTGGCTGCGATTCGAAAGCTGATGGCTGACCACGATGGGCGGTCCTTCGATGGCGTGGGGATCAGTTTGCCGGGACGTGCGGATCCGAAATCCAAGAAGCCCATTTTTGCTCCGAACGTGAGCTGGCCTTTGCAGAGCCTTCAGACGAAGATCCAAAGGGCCACGGGGCTGAATGTTGTTATGGAAAACGTTGCCAACGCCTGTGCTCTCTCCGAGGTATGGTTTGGTGACAGCGATGGCCTCAATGATCTTGTTGTGGTCAATGTCTCTGAAGGTATCGGAACCGGAATCTTCTCCAACGGCAGGCTGCTTCGTGGCGCCAACGGCATGGCGGGCGAGTTTGGCCACGTGGAGATGGACTATAACGGGCAGCCCTGCGGATGCGGCGGCCGTGGTTGCTGGGAGACAGTCGCATCCAACCGGGCCGGACTCCGCTACTACCACGAGATCAGCCGGCGTCCTGCTCCCTCGAGCTTTTTGGCACTGGTCAAAATGGCGCAAGCCGACGATCGCCATGCAATTCAGGCCCTGGAAAAGATGTCCTCCTTCCTTGCAAGGGGACTGCGCATGATTGCCACTGCTTTGGCTCCCAGCGAGGTTATCGTCGTGGGTGAGATTACCGGTGCCTGGCATCTCTTCGGTCCGAAGATCGAAGCAGAGTTGAAGCAGAGTGCATTTTCTAAAACTCCAAAGCTTCGTCCCTCGTTTGAGGGCAATACCGCTCGGCTGCGCAGCGCAGTCGCTCTTGTTATGAATCACGGACTTAACGGATAA
- a CDS encoding glycoside hydrolase family 88/105 protein gives MSLAELFRPHRSRFDLSAACRVCALSLFALGSVAGWQTQVSAQTPSTASAKPVPDSKASGDAPDDPGPLATDISSELKPQAIQAVVKKVAAWQVKVAEPTFNRLWTYAALYDGLLAASKATGDPAFRDAVLKFSEEEKWQLIDNRFPHADDEAMGKAYMDLYLGDSKNARKPERMANTKEIMDRLVVRPDEPKLLWWWCDALYMAPPVLSRMYLATGDKKYLDYMDHEWWLTSKTLYNQQDHLYFRDERYLTQKQANGKNLYWSRGNGWVMGGLVKVLEIMPKNYPTRAKYVEQFKQMAEEVKSIQSKDGLWRSGLLDPDAYDLPEISGSAFFTYAIAYGINEHILDRKTYLPVVEKSWAGMLKHVYADGRLGSIQPVDGQPGRFKPSSSHVYGVGGFLMAGYEMNRLAGGKR, from the coding sequence ATGTCTCTGGCAGAACTTTTCCGACCCCATCGCTCGCGTTTCGACCTCTCCGCCGCTTGCCGCGTCTGTGCACTTAGTCTCTTTGCCCTGGGCTCGGTGGCAGGATGGCAAACCCAGGTGTCTGCGCAAACACCATCGACTGCCAGCGCGAAGCCGGTGCCAGACTCCAAGGCGTCCGGCGATGCGCCCGATGATCCGGGACCGCTGGCGACTGACATCTCTTCAGAGTTGAAGCCGCAGGCTATCCAGGCTGTCGTCAAGAAGGTCGCGGCCTGGCAGGTGAAGGTTGCCGAACCGACCTTCAATCGCCTGTGGACTTACGCGGCGCTCTACGACGGCCTGCTTGCCGCCTCCAAGGCAACGGGCGATCCGGCTTTTCGCGATGCCGTGCTGAAATTCTCCGAAGAAGAGAAGTGGCAGCTCATCGATAACCGCTTCCCGCACGCGGACGACGAGGCGATGGGCAAGGCTTATATGGATCTCTATTTGGGTGACTCGAAGAACGCTCGCAAGCCGGAGCGGATGGCAAACACCAAGGAGATCATGGATCGTCTCGTGGTTCGACCTGATGAGCCGAAGCTGCTGTGGTGGTGGTGCGATGCCCTCTACATGGCTCCTCCCGTGTTGTCGCGGATGTATCTTGCGACGGGAGATAAGAAGTATCTCGACTATATGGACCACGAGTGGTGGCTCACTTCGAAGACACTCTACAACCAGCAGGATCATCTTTACTTCCGTGATGAGCGTTACCTTACCCAGAAGCAGGCCAATGGGAAGAATCTTTATTGGTCACGTGGAAACGGTTGGGTCATGGGCGGGCTGGTGAAGGTTCTCGAGATTATGCCAAAGAACTATCCCACACGCGCCAAATACGTCGAGCAGTTCAAACAGATGGCCGAAGAGGTCAAATCCATCCAGAGTAAGGATGGGTTGTGGCGTTCCGGTCTGCTCGATCCGGATGCGTACGATCTGCCGGAGATCTCGGGCTCAGCCTTCTTTACCTATGCCATCGCCTATGGAATCAACGAGCACATCCTCGATCGCAAGACCTATCTTCCCGTTGTCGAGAAGTCGTGGGCGGGAATGCTGAAGCATGTCTACGCCGACGGGCGGCTTGGTTCGATCCAGCCGGTCGATGGTCAGCCGGGCAGGTTCAAACCGTCGTCAAGCCATGTCTATGGAGTCGGCGGATTCTTGATGGCAGGTTATGAGATGAACCGGCTGGCAGGAGGAAAACGCTGA